A region of the Thioploca ingrica genome:
TTTAGTTGTGACGGGTGGAGAAGGTTCACTTGCCATTACCCAGCTACCGAATAGTAGTTTAGTTTCACTAACCCATTGGCAGAATCAGACTAACGGAACCGCTTACTTTACCTTGACCGGTCTTAATATCGGTAATACCAACTTGGTTATCACTGATGAAGCGACACCGCCGCAAAAAACTAATGTTAATATTAGCATCCTGACTAACAAATCGTCTGATGACGATAAACCGGTTATCGATTCAACGATTGCAGATAACTCAGTGAATTCTACAACGGCTTGTCAAGGAGATACTTTAGGAATAGATTTACAAGACCGTCCTAATCAGGCTTGTTTTATGGGTAAAGTAATCAGTCTGGGTGATTTACGCTCCAGTGCTCACGTATTTACACCGACTGAAGCACAAAATGCGAGAGTAACCGCAACGGTTCTCATTTCGCCGGCAGATGTTGGCAAAGCAGCTAAAATTCTCTTAGTCGGCAAACATACTAACTTAAATGGAGAAACCACCCTGTACATTCGAGATGATAGCCGTGATCAACACAGTTGGCAAAAATGGAATGGTCAAATTGAACAGATTCCACCTTCACAAGATTACCCCCAATTACCTGAAATCATAGATATCTTTATCTACGAAGGTGATTTAAGCGCGATGCCAGGAGAATTTACCGTTTTTGTAGGTTACCAGTTGTCAGATAGTATTATTATTTACAACGGATTGAAACCAATACACTTTTGGATAGATAGCAACTAAACTAAACAATTAAGCTAGGTAGGGTGGGTAACGGTAAACCGTGTTGCCCACCCTACCTAACTACCGGAGTTATATCTCCACTCGGTTATTTTGAAAGTTAAACATCGCGTGAGTAAGTTTTAGAGAAACAAGATGATAAGCACACTAGAGAAACTTAAATGCTTGGAAGCTTATCTAGCTGCCAACAGTTCTATTGTTGATTCGGTACTAGATAAGAGTATAACTAAACTACTGGCGCGTGAACAAATGCGAATGCAGAACTTAACACAACGTCTGCAACAGCAAATTAGCCAATTTGAGAAAAATTACCATTTAGTATCGCAGGAGTTTTATACACGCTATAACCAAGGAAAAATGGGTGACGAAATGGATTTCGTTGAGTGGGCATCTACCATAGAAATGCTCGCCAATGCGAAAAAACGGATAGCATTGTTGGATAGTGTAAATGAATCCGTTGATTGAAGACTATTTTGATGCAGCAGAAGTGTGTTTGATTCAAAGTCCGGCGATAAGTTCTTATGAGCTTATTCGCAAAGAAGTTTCCCAAATTGATGGCAAGTTGCGCATAAAAGCCATAATAGAAGATGGCAGTGTGCTTGAGTTTTTCATATATGTCTCAGAGTCAAATGGACAAATCAGCTTGCCAAAATACAGTTTCCATTGGCAAAGCGCACAAAAACAACTCATAAAACGCTGGGACAATGCACCGCATTATCCTTTTTTGACTAATGCCCCACATCATGTCCATCTATCGGATGATACAGTAGAACCTTCTGTCAAGGTACCTGAGGTATTTTTTGTGATAGAGCAGATTGAAGTTGCGTTGAGCTTGCGTAGCTTGCGTAGGATGCGCTGAGGTACGAAGCGCATCAATTCGCGAGCTATGTGGGCTTGGCAAACCGGCATTCCCAAGTGGAACTTGGGAACGAGAGAATGGTATTAGCCTAAAAGAGCCCTACTTAAAAGTGAAATAGGGTTGTCGAAAGCGATTAATTACATTAATATATAAAAAATCTCAATCTTCTGCTTCAAAATAGTTCATTATGTTAACTCCTGTCATTTTATCTGGCGGTTCTGGCAGCCGCCTCTGGCCATTATCTCGTGAACATTATCCCAAACAATTATTAGCTTTAATTGGCGAAGATACCTTATTGCAGGCGACAGTTAAACGCCTTATTGGCTTACCGGGTCAATCGGCTCCTTTGATGGTTTGTAATGAAACGCATCGTTTTCTGGTAGCGGAACAATTGCGTCGAATTGGCGTTTCTCCTAGTCATATCATTTTGGAACCCATCGGACGTAATACCGCACCGGCAACCGCAATAGCCGCTTTGATATCAATGAGTTATCACCCGGAGACCTTATTGTTGATATTACCGGCTGATCATCTAATTGCTCAGGTTGAAACCTTTCAGAATGCGGTCAAAGCGGGTATTCCATTAGCTCAAGCGGGTTATTTAGTGACTTTTGGGGTGGTACCCACTCATCCCGAAACGGGGTATGGTTATATTAATGCGCGGGAGTCGATAGAAGATACTGTCGTTTTATCGGTAGATCGCTTTGTGGAAAAACCAGATTTTGAAACCGCTAAACAATATGTTGATTCCGGTGAATATTATTGGAATAGTGGGATGTTTTTGTTTAAAGCCAGCCGCTATTTAGAAGAATTAGAAAAATTTGCTCCCGATATTGTGGGTGCTTGTCGGCAAGCGATTGATAATGCTTTAGAAGATAAAGATTTTTTACGTTTAGATCCCGCTGCTTTTAAGGCTTGTCCGAGCAACTCCATTGACTATGCCGTGATGGAACACACTCATGCTGCGGCCGTGGTTCCTTTGGACGCTGGTTGGAATGATGTCGGTGCTTGGTCGTCTCTCTGGGAAGTGAGTGAACAAGATAGCGATGGTAATGTGATTATCGGTGATGTGTTGGTGGAAAATGTCCGTAATTGTTATTTACGCGCCGACAACCGGTTACTCGCTGCCATTGGCATCGAAGATCACATCATTGTTGAAACCGCTGATGCCATTCTAGTCGTTCACAAAGATCAAGTTCAATCGGTCAAAAATATTGTCTCGCGCTTAAAAGCGGCTGATCGCCCAGAAGCCCATTTACATCGTAAAGTCTATCGACCTTGGGGTAGTTATGAAGG
Encoded here:
- a CDS encoding mannose-1-phosphate guanyltransferase, with the translated sequence MLTPVILSGGSGSRLWPLSREHYPKQLLALIGEDTLLQATVKRLIGLPGQSAPLMVCNETHRFLVAEQLRRIGVSPSHIILEPIGRNTAPATAIAALISMSYHPETLLLILPADHLIAQVETFQNAVKAGIPLAQAGYLVTFGVVPTHPETGYGYINARESIEDTVVLSVDRFVEKPDFETAKQYVDSGEYYWNSGMFLFKASRYLEELEKFAPDIVGACRQAIDNALEDKDFLRLDPAAFKACPSNSIDYAVMEHTHAAAVVPLDAGWNDVGAWSSLWEVSEQDSDGNVIIGDVLVENVRNCYLRADNRLLAAIGIEDHIIVETADAILVVHKDQVQSVKNIVSRLKAADRPEAHLHRKVYRPWGSYEGIDNESRFQVKHITVNPGASLSLQMHYHRSEHWVVVKGTAQITRGEDTFILSENQSTYIPLGVKHRLANPGKLPLEIIEIQSGSYLGEDDIVRYEDVYGRE